In Wolbachia endosymbiont of Cimex lectularius, the following are encoded in one genomic region:
- a CDS encoding methyltransferase domain-containing protein — MELQKRYIQDNFNRASSSYDNVAFVQKECAAKLVNLLKSCFPEFHPQSILDLGTGTGYIPEILFSFFPQSKFTLNDISPSMLAKTKEKLAVYKEVAFILGDMEALDFGFHDLTISNLAVQWVRNLKKMIKESYNNSNVFVFSCLLDGTFNEWSRVFTKSLLPAPTHQYPSKQELESYLLHLKPKKYFFDSQEFTLCFPSASEFIKYLKNLGANLSSQTIPLSDLRKIVKTYTGKINVTYKVFFGVLSRCRSL; from the coding sequence ATGGAATTACAAAAGAGATACATACAGGACAATTTTAACAGAGCAAGCTCGTCTTATGATAATGTAGCTTTTGTCCAAAAAGAATGTGCTGCAAAGCTAGTCAATTTGTTAAAAAGTTGTTTTCCTGAATTTCATCCACAATCTATTTTAGATTTGGGTACAGGTACAGGCTACATTCCAGAAATTTTGTTTAGTTTCTTTCCGCAAAGCAAGTTCACTTTAAATGACATATCACCCAGTATGTTGGCGAAAACAAAAGAAAAATTAGCGGTGTATAAGGAAGTTGCATTCATCTTAGGCGACATGGAAGCACTAGACTTTGGCTTTCACGATCTTACCATTTCAAACCTAGCAGTGCAATGGGTGCGCAATTTAAAAAAGATGATAAAGGAATCATACAATAACTCAAATGTCTTTGTTTTTTCGTGTTTACTGGATGGTACATTTAATGAATGGTCTAGAGTCTTTACAAAATCCTTATTACCTGCACCAACTCATCAGTATCCATCTAAACAAGAATTAGAAAGCTATTTACTTCACCTGAAGCCAAAAAAATATTTTTTCGACTCGCAAGAATTTACATTGTGTTTTCCAAGCGCAAGTGAATTTATCAAATATCTTAAAAATTTGGGAGCAAATTTAAGTAGCCAAACAATTCCTCTGTCTGATCTAAGGAAGATCGTTAAAACCTATACTGGCAAGATTAATGTTACCTATAAAGTATTTTTTGGAGTTTTAAGTAGATGCAGATCTTTGTAA
- a CDS encoding 5-(carboxyamino)imidazole ribonucleotide synthase, which produces MDGSDMLGKRVIGIIGSGQLGKMTAIAATKLGQKTHIFAHAKGDPACSVAGSVTIADFSDKKALVSFAQSVDLVTIESENIPCDAVDIISQHADFYPGKKALHISQNRLREKDFIRDLGIKTADYKSIQNYDELLESSRTFGYPIRLKTTEMGYDGKGQYVIENDSEAKQFVSFDWNTKYILEAGVDLLKEVSIIIARDKNGKVTFFPIAENHHVDGILDTSTVPAKIDGKLAQEVQQTAEKIAGALDVVGILAIEFFITKNNELLVNELAPRPHNSCHWSLDACSVSQFEQLVRVICGLPMQEVALRFPCMTKNIIGSDIYDFHKYLSDRKASLTIYGKKEVRDKRKMGHVNIDLS; this is translated from the coding sequence ATGGACGGATCAGATATGCTCGGCAAAAGAGTAATAGGGATAATAGGTAGCGGACAATTAGGTAAGATGACTGCTATTGCTGCAACAAAACTTGGACAAAAAACACATATTTTTGCCCATGCCAAGGGTGATCCAGCTTGCTCTGTTGCCGGTAGTGTAACAATAGCAGATTTTTCTGATAAGAAGGCACTTGTATCTTTTGCACAGAGCGTGGATTTAGTCACTATTGAATCTGAAAATATTCCTTGTGACGCAGTTGATATTATATCACAGCATGCAGATTTTTATCCGGGTAAAAAAGCATTACATATTTCACAAAACAGGCTGAGAGAAAAAGACTTTATTAGAGATTTGGGTATAAAAACCGCTGATTATAAAAGTATACAAAATTATGATGAGCTATTAGAAAGCAGTAGGACTTTTGGCTACCCAATAAGGCTGAAAACAACAGAAATGGGTTACGATGGAAAAGGACAATATGTGATCGAGAATGATTCTGAAGCGAAACAATTTGTTTCCTTTGATTGGAACACAAAGTATATCCTCGAAGCAGGTGTTGATTTACTAAAAGAGGTTTCAATAATTATTGCAAGAGATAAAAACGGTAAAGTAACTTTTTTTCCTATAGCAGAAAATCACCACGTTGATGGAATACTTGATACTTCAACAGTGCCGGCCAAAATAGATGGTAAATTAGCTCAAGAGGTACAACAAACCGCAGAGAAGATAGCAGGTGCGCTTGATGTAGTAGGAATCCTTGCTATTGAATTTTTCATTACTAAAAATAATGAGCTGCTAGTTAACGAACTAGCTCCAAGACCTCACAATTCCTGCCACTGGAGTTTGGATGCATGTAGCGTTAGTCAGTTTGAGCAATTGGTTAGGGTAATATGCGGGTTACCTATGCAGGAAGTAGCGTTACGCTTTCCTTGCATGACGAAGAACATAATAGGTAGTGATATATATGATTTCCACAAGTATTTGAGCGACAGAAAAGCCAGTTTGACCATATACGGAAAGAAAGAGGTCAGGGATAAGCGTAAAATGGGACATGTCAATATAGATTTGAGTTAG
- a CDS encoding rhodanese-related sulfurtransferase: MSFVIATFYHFVELSNYYDMKDEIKAACDDVELKGTILLAEEGINATISGGRNAIDKTFDFLRSDYRLKDLTWKESAAEYQPFSKMKVRLKREIVNLGVDNLDISLRGKYVDPEYWDDFISRPDVLVIDTRNEYEVKLGKFKNVINPHTQCFREFPQWAKSFSENKDLKVAMYCTGGIRCEKSTAYMKSLGFNDVYHLKGGILSYLENTHNKNGNWEGECFVFDDRIAVSNSLAPSDKIKCIFCSNQVPTGELKSVSRGQVVCSDCKA; encoded by the coding sequence ATGAGCTTTGTCATAGCAACTTTCTACCATTTTGTAGAACTCTCTAACTATTATGACATGAAAGATGAAATAAAAGCTGCATGCGATGATGTTGAGCTTAAGGGTACTATACTCCTTGCAGAGGAGGGCATCAACGCAACCATATCCGGTGGAAGAAACGCTATTGATAAAACATTTGATTTTCTACGTTCTGATTATAGGCTGAAAGATCTTACGTGGAAAGAAAGTGCAGCAGAATATCAACCATTTAGTAAGATGAAAGTGAGGTTAAAAAGAGAAATTGTAAATCTCGGTGTAGACAATCTCGATATTTCTCTTAGAGGCAAATATGTTGATCCAGAGTATTGGGATGATTTTATCTCTCGACCTGACGTTTTAGTAATAGACACACGAAATGAGTACGAAGTAAAATTAGGCAAGTTTAAAAATGTAATTAATCCACACACTCAATGTTTCCGTGAGTTTCCTCAGTGGGCAAAGTCATTTTCTGAGAATAAAGACCTGAAAGTGGCTATGTACTGCACTGGTGGAATAAGATGTGAGAAATCTACAGCATACATGAAAAGCCTTGGATTTAACGATGTGTACCATCTTAAAGGTGGTATTCTTTCTTATCTTGAAAACACTCATAATAAAAATGGTAATTGGGAAGGTGAATGTTTTGTTTTTGACGATAGAATTGCCGTTAGTAACTCACTTGCCCCAAGCGATAAAATAAAATGCATATTTTGCTCAAATCAAGTTCCAACTGGTGAACTGAAATCAGTCTCACGTGGTCAGGTGGTTTGCTCTGATTGTAAAGCTTAA
- the bioB gene encoding biotin synthase BioB, with product MMTEEWTFAKADQIFNFPFPELIYIAQTEHRKQFNPSEVQISTLLSIKTGSCPENCSYCPQSAHYNTGLQKKPLLEIAEVIEAAKCAKEAGSTRFCMGAAWRGPRDQDLKVVCEMIREVKKLGLETCVTLGLLKDHQANMLKEAGLDFYNHNIDTSEEYYNKVITTRTFQDRLETLECVRASGIKVCCGGILGMGETNEDRIKMLVLLANLNDPPESVPINTLIKIPGTPLENVADVDPFDFVRTIAIARIIMPKSYIRLSAGREKMSDELQALCFLAGANSIFYGEKLLTAQNPIPEQDNHLFQRLGLQKLALLREN from the coding sequence ATCATGACAGAAGAATGGACTTTTGCCAAGGCAGACCAAATCTTTAATTTTCCGTTTCCTGAGCTAATTTATATAGCACAAACAGAACATAGAAAGCAGTTTAATCCTAGTGAAGTGCAAATTAGTACGCTTTTGAGTATTAAAACAGGTAGCTGCCCGGAAAATTGTTCCTACTGTCCCCAATCAGCACACTATAACACTGGTTTGCAAAAAAAGCCTTTGTTAGAAATTGCCGAGGTAATTGAAGCGGCAAAATGTGCAAAAGAGGCTGGAAGTACTCGTTTCTGTATGGGAGCAGCTTGGCGTGGTCCACGTGATCAAGATTTAAAAGTTGTTTGCGAAATGATTAGGGAAGTGAAGAAGTTGGGTCTTGAAACGTGTGTGACTCTTGGGTTGTTAAAAGATCATCAAGCTAATATGCTAAAGGAAGCCGGCTTAGATTTTTATAACCATAATATTGACACATCCGAAGAATATTATAATAAGGTCATAACTACACGTACTTTTCAGGATCGCTTGGAGACATTGGAATGCGTACGCGCATCTGGCATTAAGGTCTGTTGTGGCGGCATTCTTGGCATGGGTGAGACTAATGAAGATCGAATAAAAATGTTAGTTCTTCTTGCGAATTTGAATGATCCTCCAGAATCAGTACCAATTAATACGCTGATAAAAATTCCCGGAACTCCTCTTGAGAATGTGGCTGATGTTGATCCGTTTGATTTTGTTCGTACTATTGCAATAGCCAGAATTATCATGCCAAAGTCCTACATCCGCTTATCAGCTGGGCGAGAGAAAATGTCGGATGAACTGCAAGCATTATGTTTCCTCGCTGGCGCCAATTCGATTTTTTACGGTGAAAAACTACTTACAGCTCAAAATCCAATACCTGAACAAGACAATCATTTATTCCAAAGGTTGGGATTGCAAAAACTGGCTCTACTCAGAGAAAATTGA
- a CDS encoding alpha/beta hydrolase, translated as MNYRFVFCHGWGFDYKFFQPLINKYFSQVPCHCLDLGYFGEENLNLPEDSTFIGIGHSLGLIKLASLNVKFNALIGIQAFINFLGFDLWLHKKRKLELKAMIQHFQMDPVDTLMSFHKRCGLNYNSFNRLNKAKLMQDLELLTTVHQLPHIPLLILGATNDTIVPQELIYDNFNKDVKVVMHSRGYHSLGLCEYHFVYEQIISFCNGITKEIHTGQF; from the coding sequence ATGAACTATCGCTTTGTGTTTTGTCACGGTTGGGGGTTTGATTATAAGTTTTTTCAACCTCTCATAAATAAATATTTCTCTCAAGTTCCCTGCCATTGTTTAGATCTTGGTTACTTTGGAGAAGAAAATTTGAACTTACCAGAAGATAGTACATTTATTGGTATTGGACATTCCCTTGGACTGATAAAACTAGCTTCCTTGAATGTAAAATTTAACGCACTTATCGGTATACAAGCTTTTATCAATTTTTTGGGATTTGATTTATGGTTACACAAAAAACGCAAGTTAGAGCTAAAAGCAATGATACAGCACTTTCAAATGGATCCAGTAGATACCCTGATGTCCTTCCATAAAAGATGCGGCTTAAACTACAACTCTTTCAATCGGTTGAATAAAGCAAAACTAATGCAAGATTTAGAGCTACTCACCACAGTACATCAGCTACCACACATACCACTATTAATATTAGGTGCAACAAATGATACAATTGTACCCCAGGAACTTATCTATGATAACTTCAATAAAGATGTTAAAGTTGTTATGCATAGCAGAGGTTACCATAGTCTAGGGTTATGTGAATATCATTTTGTGTACGAGCAAATTATAAGTTTTTGTAATGGAATTACAAAAGAGATACATACAGGACAATTTTAA
- a CDS encoding IS5 family transposase (programmed frameshift), with the protein MQKSYPSNISQEQFEKIRPILESSKQKTKPRKLDLYDVFCGVLYVLKSGCQWRMLPKGFPRWESVYYYFRVWSKKNGEEPSLLELVLKKLVGEVRISNGRKEKTSFCIIDSQSVKNADTAEKKGYDAGKKISGIKRHIAVDTQGLPHAIYVTTAEATDRSSAVKMVENAKANLSEVKNILVDAGYTGENFATQIKAIIGATVEVIKRSELHTFVVLPKRWVVERSFAWLEKCRRLWKNCERKLNTSLQMIVLSFISLLLRRF; encoded by the exons ATGCAGAAAAGTTATCCAAGTAATATAAGTCAAGAGCAGTTTGAAAAAATCAGGCCAATTTTGGAGAGTAGCAAGCAGAAAACAAAACCAAGAAAACTTGATTTGTATGACGTATTTTGTGGGGTGTTGTACGTCTTAAAAAGTGGTTGTCAGTGGAGGATGTTACCAAAGGGTTTTCCAAGATGGGAAAGCGTATATTACTATTTTCGAGTGTGGAGTAAAAAGAATGGAGAAGAGCCAAGCTTGTTGGAATTAGTCTTA AAAAAATTAGTTGGAGAGGTCCGTATCAGCAATGGTCGGAAAGAGAAAACTAGCTTTTGTATAATTGATTCTCAAAGCGTTAAAAACGCAGATACTGCTGAAAAAAAAGGCTATGATGCAGGTAAAAAGATTTCAGGGATAAAGCGCCATATTGCAGTTGATACACAAGGTTTGCCACATGCAATTTATGTAACAACGGCAGAAGCAACTGACCGTAGCAGTGCTGTGAAAATGGTCGAAAATGCTAAAGCAAACCTCTCTGAAGTTAAAAACATACTGGTTGATGCTGGCTACACAGGAGAAAATTTTGCAACACAAATAAAAGCTATCATTGGTGCGACTGTTGAAGTAATAAAGCGAAGTGAGTTACACACTTTCGTCGTATTGCCAAAAAGATGGGTTGTTGAACGCTCTTTTGCCTGGTTAGAAAAGTGCAGGCGATTGTGGAAAAATTGCGAGCGGAAGCTCAACACTAGCTTACAGATGATAGTCCTCTCCTTCATTTCTCTCCTGTTACGAAGATTTTAA
- a CDS encoding ABC transporter permease: MLLRIFKNIFLFLISILFICPILSLISILFTKSVDSGWVISTLFPEYILNTLILMIGVGSISFIFGVIPAWLTTFFSFPGSRIFEIALFFPLSIPGYIVAFVYVNTLEFSGPIQSLLREILEWSKGDYWFPEIKSLGGGILVMGFSLYPYVYILVRSSLRNVSNSVTIASTLGFSSLQSLFSVIIPSIRPSIIAGLSLVLMEVITDFGTPQFLAIDTFTTGVYRTWFLLHDKYSATVLAVAELIFIATLITIEKILQKRGISYSAISTNSDYHNKRSINGTVPLIFAYIMCVLPILIGFALPVIPLIYWSIEKGFFIYEARFYSIIANSFSLSFVTALISISIAIMIGYAARKNRAISSVARLISLGYAIPNAIIAISIIIFLSKISSFVTQYIVEVSLVGTVGALIYSYLFRFFAISFKAIESGLKKTPNEIEWTAYTMGHGPISTCLNVHIPLIRKSILSGFLLVFMDTIKELTATLIIRPFNFETISTRIYELVSDERYREAAPFSLMIVMIGLISTMILFKLDDGSKK; this comes from the coding sequence ATGCTTTTAAGAATATTTAAAAATATATTCTTATTTCTAATAAGTATATTATTTATTTGTCCTATATTATCGTTAATATCGATTCTATTTACAAAATCGGTAGATTCTGGGTGGGTAATCAGTACACTTTTTCCTGAATACATACTGAATACGTTAATCTTGATGATAGGGGTTGGAAGTATATCTTTTATATTTGGAGTGATACCAGCGTGGCTCACCACATTTTTTTCATTTCCTGGGAGTAGAATTTTTGAGATTGCTTTGTTTTTTCCGTTATCGATTCCTGGGTATATAGTAGCGTTTGTCTATGTAAACACGCTAGAGTTTTCAGGTCCGATTCAGAGTTTGTTAAGAGAAATTTTAGAGTGGAGCAAAGGCGATTATTGGTTTCCCGAGATCAAATCTTTAGGTGGTGGAATATTAGTGATGGGATTCAGTTTATATCCATACGTTTACATATTGGTCCGCTCAAGTCTAAGGAACGTTAGCAACTCAGTTACTATTGCATCGACACTTGGGTTCTCCTCACTGCAGAGCTTATTTTCTGTCATAATACCCTCTATACGTCCATCAATTATAGCTGGATTATCCTTGGTGCTAATGGAAGTAATTACGGATTTTGGTACACCACAGTTTCTTGCAATTGATACTTTTACAACAGGAGTATATCGCACCTGGTTTTTGCTGCATGATAAATATTCAGCTACTGTTTTAGCAGTTGCAGAATTGATCTTCATTGCAACACTAATAACTATTGAAAAAATCCTGCAAAAAAGGGGGATCTCCTATTCTGCAATCAGTACTAATTCAGACTACCACAACAAGCGCAGTATAAATGGTACTGTGCCATTGATCTTTGCTTATATCATGTGTGTATTGCCAATATTAATAGGTTTTGCTTTACCAGTTATTCCACTGATATATTGGAGTATAGAGAAGGGGTTTTTCATATATGAGGCAAGATTCTATAGCATAATAGCAAATAGCTTTAGTTTATCATTTGTTACTGCGCTAATCTCAATTAGCATTGCAATAATGATTGGATATGCGGCGCGTAAAAATAGGGCAATCAGTAGTGTAGCACGTCTTATTTCCTTAGGCTACGCAATTCCAAATGCGATTATTGCAATTAGTATAATAATATTTTTAAGCAAGATATCTTCCTTTGTTACTCAATATATAGTGGAAGTGAGCCTAGTAGGAACTGTTGGTGCTTTGATTTACTCGTATTTATTTCGTTTTTTTGCTATATCTTTTAAAGCAATAGAATCAGGGCTCAAAAAAACACCAAATGAAATTGAGTGGACCGCGTATACTATGGGTCATGGACCTATTTCCACGTGTCTGAATGTTCATATTCCTCTCATCAGGAAAAGTATACTGTCGGGGTTTTTGCTCGTGTTTATGGATACTATCAAGGAACTCACGGCAACACTCATTATCAGGCCATTTAATTTTGAAACTATATCAACTAGAATATATGAGCTTGTAAGCGATGAGCGCTACAGAGAGGCTGCCCCGTTTTCGTTAATGATAGTTATGATCGGCTTAATCTCCACAATGATCTTATTTAAGCTCGACGATGGGAGTAAAAAATAA
- a CDS encoding aminotransferase class I/II-fold pyridoxal phosphate-dependent enzyme, translating into MLYNKYCNILQSKGKYRQLPKAILGSFIDFSTNDYLGLSQSEALFDAAKLSGAQFGVGSTGSRLLSGNKKIFEDLEKRIAQDKGTESVLIFNSGFQANVTVLASLLDQSVLGNKPIVFFDKLNHASLYQAVFLSNAELVRYQHNDADHLSNLLTKFKNDLRPKFIVTETIFGMDGDIAPIEKIFALSKEHEAFLYLDEAHATGIIGHNGYGLSTSINLQEIPHLILGTFSKALGCFGAYVACSNVIKNYLINKCPGFIYSTSLSPMVIGAAAKAWDLVQHLADQRQALSFKAASLRNNLQNLGFNTGDSVTHIIPIILGDENIVMSAKEKLLKQGLVVSAIRPPTVSPGTSRLRIALNVNHTENNLNHLVHALQQI; encoded by the coding sequence TTGTTATATAATAAATACTGTAATATACTACAAAGTAAAGGAAAATATCGACAGTTGCCGAAAGCTATCTTGGGGAGCTTCATTGACTTTTCTACCAACGATTATCTTGGTCTAAGTCAGTCGGAAGCACTGTTTGATGCAGCAAAGCTCTCTGGAGCACAGTTTGGAGTAGGATCCACTGGTTCTCGGTTGCTCTCAGGTAATAAAAAAATATTTGAAGACCTTGAGAAGAGAATTGCCCAAGACAAAGGAACTGAGTCAGTTCTTATTTTCAATTCAGGTTTTCAGGCCAATGTAACGGTTCTTGCAAGCCTACTCGATCAATCAGTGCTTGGTAACAAACCTATTGTTTTTTTTGATAAGTTAAATCATGCAAGCTTATATCAAGCTGTATTTTTGAGCAACGCTGAACTTGTACGATATCAACACAATGATGCAGATCACTTAAGCAATTTACTTACAAAATTCAAAAATGACTTAAGACCAAAGTTCATTGTTACTGAAACAATCTTTGGTATGGACGGAGACATCGCACCAATAGAAAAAATTTTTGCTCTGAGCAAAGAACATGAAGCTTTTCTATATTTAGATGAAGCTCATGCAACAGGTATTATTGGTCACAATGGGTATGGCTTATCTACCAGCATTAATCTTCAGGAAATTCCACATTTAATCTTAGGCACTTTTAGTAAAGCCCTAGGGTGCTTTGGCGCGTATGTTGCTTGTTCTAATGTTATAAAGAATTACCTAATCAACAAATGTCCAGGGTTTATCTATTCAACCTCTCTTTCTCCAATGGTAATTGGTGCAGCAGCCAAGGCTTGGGATTTAGTGCAACATCTTGCTGATCAACGCCAGGCTTTATCTTTTAAAGCTGCAAGTTTAAGAAATAATTTGCAAAATCTTGGATTTAATACAGGTGATTCAGTCACACACATTATACCAATAATTCTAGGTGATGAAAATATTGTAATGAGTGCAAAAGAAAAGCTTTTGAAACAAGGGTTGGTTGTTTCTGCTATACGCCCACCTACTGTTTCGCCTGGAACGTCAAGATTGCGCATTGCACTCAATGTGAATCACACTGAAAACAACCTAAACCATTTAGTGCATGCTCTTCAGCAAATATGA
- the apaG gene encoding Co2+/Mg2+ efflux protein ApaG, with the protein MALEYILTTNSVEVTVLPVYIEEQSIPYENCYVWIYNVKIKNKSSSTIQLLSRNWQIIDYKGKVNEIAGAGVIGEQPVIKPGEVFRYTSGTYLNAPSGIMQGRYEFLNEESTKVFEVMIPPFSLDSPYINSRPH; encoded by the coding sequence ATGGCTCTAGAATACATACTTACTACTAACTCTGTTGAAGTTACAGTTCTACCAGTTTATATCGAGGAACAATCTATCCCTTATGAAAATTGCTATGTGTGGATATACAATGTTAAGATAAAAAATAAAAGCTCGTCAACTATTCAATTGCTGAGCCGCAATTGGCAGATAATAGATTACAAAGGGAAGGTGAATGAAATTGCAGGTGCTGGTGTTATTGGAGAGCAGCCTGTGATAAAACCTGGAGAAGTATTTAGGTACACGAGCGGGACATACTTAAACGCACCATCGGGAATAATGCAAGGTAGGTACGAATTTCTAAATGAAGAAAGCACAAAGGTCTTTGAGGTCATGATACCGCCTTTTTCTTTGGATAGTCCATACATAAACTCTAGACCGCACTAG